The stretch of DNA GGATCCACGACCAATTCCCAGTAGCTTTGGGCTTGATCAAGCCGTTCGTTGCCGACATCAAAACGGATTGAATGAGCCGGTCGAAGTTGAAAAACATTCTGTAGCGAGGTCTTGGGGCACGGAATATATTGATATGTTAAGAAGTCATAAAAGGCATCCAATCTGGGCGCAGGGTTTTGCGGGAGGACGGCAAGGATCGCCTTGATTTCCGAACCGAAAACGAAGTGCTTACCGTCCCAGAAATAGTACAACGGTTTGATTCCGACCCGGTCTCGCCAGAGTCCGATTTTGTCGGTGGACTTGTCATAGATCGCGATTGCAAACATGCCGTCGATGTGCTCGACGAAGCTATCGCCCCACTGCAAATAGGCATGCAGCAAGACTTCGGTATCAGATTGAGTTCGAAACTTGTGCCCGAGACCGGCAAGACGATCTCGCAAGTTGCGATAGCCGTAGATTTCACCGTTGAAGACGATCACGACCTGACCATCAGGACTGTGCATTGGCTGGGCCGATCGCGAATCCAAATCAATGATCGAAAGCCGTGCGAACGCCAGCGTAACTCGCTCGTCTCGCCAGACTTGTTGGTCATCGGGGCCACGATGGCGAATGCGCTGAATGCCCCGGTCGTAATTGCCCTCACGAAGTGTTCCGCCTATGAATCCACACATACCTAGACGCTCCCCACAAGCGGATTCTTAGCAACTGGGGCTGATCCAGTCGGAGCACTTCCCTCGGACGCAATAAGTGATTGCCAGTCACTCATGACTCGACCGCTCGATGCATGACCCCGTACCCAGTCGCTCGCTGCATTGGATCGTTGCTCAGCTTCATGTCGACTGGACAGGACTTCCTTCAACGCGTGTGCGATTGCCGGCGAATCTCCGACCGGAACGAGCCAACCTCGATCATCGCCAATTAACTCGGCAGGGCCGAACGGGCAATTAGTGCTGATGACGGGGGTTCCAATCGCCATCGCTTCAATCAGCACGTTAGGGGATCCTTCGTGGTCACTGGTGAGTACGAAACAGGATGCCTTGGCGAGCCACTGGTGTAGGTCTTCGCGGAAACCAATCAGTTTAACGATGTCGGTTAGGCCTAATGACTCTATCTGGTTTTGTGTCTTTTCACGTAAAGGTCCGTCACCACACCAGACGACTTCAACTTCTCTGGGTTGGCCAGTCTCTTCTAGTCGCCGAAGAAGCAGACGAATAGCGTCGACAAAAATGTCAGGGCGTTTCTGCTCCGCCAAACGTCCGGCCGCAACAATGAGTGGCTTTAACGCGGCGACTCGCTGGGCCTGAGATAGCGTTTGCTGCACATTGACACCGTTCCGAATCGTTTTCATGCGAGATTCTAGATGCGGCCAGCGTTGGCGAATGTCGCCGCGAACGCCTTCGGAGTTGGCGACCAATGTTTCGCTGCGGCCAATGTTGCGATCCAACCAAAGCCACCCCAGTTGCTGGGCGAGCGTTCTATTGGAGTGCTCTATATTCCCGGAAAACCTGGCGATCCAGCGTACCGGTACTTTGCGAACAGCTTGTCCGACGAATTGTGCGGTGTAGTTGCCGTTGGATATGACCACGTCGGGCTCTGTTTTCGCGAACAACTGGCGCAGGCGACCGACGGTCCTTAGCGTATGGAGCGTCGAATGATGCTCAAGACATTCGACTTGCACCTGACCAGGGCACGGATAGTCGATTTGGCGTCGGAAAAGCACCAAGGTCATTTCACATGTTTCGAAACCAAGATGGCAGGCCATGAAGCTGGCCCATCGTTCGGCACCGCCTTCGGCCAACGTGTTGCTGACGATCATCACTCGCGTCTTCATGTCTTGGCCATTTCCGATAAGTGTGAGCCTGGCTCCACTAGACGACCGTGCCGCTGCGATGGTTCGGGGATGGACCACCAAGCGAGAAGATCACGCACAGTTTGGCGAATATCGAATTTGTCGAGAACCTGTGACGGAGTCGACGTAGCGGAAGCCTTGGCCCCACCTGCCAGATAGTCCTCAATGCTAGCCGCCCAGAGATCCAATTTGCCCGCCGGCAGGATCTTGCCGACCGTGTCGTCGGTGATCAATTGTTCGACGTCAGGTGACGGCGTCGTCAGGCAATAACAACCGGCCGCAATGGCTTCTTTGAGGACGTTGGGCAAACGCTCTGCGGAATGGGTCGAATGAAGCAAGAACAATCCCGCCGACGCAAGACCGGCGGCTAGTCTCGATGGATCCACGTGGCCATGGAAAGTCACCTGATCCTTGATCATCAATTGGTCTGCTAAACACCGCAAGGCGTGGCGTTCGGGGCCGTCACCGTACACCTGTAGGTGGACTGCAGGATTGCTTTTGGATACTAGGGTGATAATTTCCAATGCTTCGGCGACTCCTTTTTGCGGGATAAGCCTTCCCGCAAAGGCGATTAGGCTCGGTATCTTCCGTCGCTGTTCATCGGATAAGCGCGTGTAAAGATTCAGGTTGATCCCTTGATGCACAACTTTCACGCTGGAAGCATCAACGCCGTGATCAGAGAGTGTTGCAACGTTGGCAGGCGACCAAGTTCGCACACCTGCACCGCGACGTGCGACTTCAAAGCTGAGTGGAATGGCCATCTCGATATCGTATGCCGACAAGCTTGTCGTAACGCGCTGATTGGGTGCGATCTGCAAGATGAGCCAGCCGAGAATTGCTGGAACGTGTCCCCAATACAGATGCACAATCTCCGGGCGTTCCCGTTTGATCTTGCTAAGCAAATCGAAACACCGGAGCGACCACCAAACGCAACCGGTGAGCACAGCAGGCCGGCGCCAGAGCGAACTGAACAAAGTGGCGCCGAGTCGCAAGGTTGTCCATGGATGTCTCATCATCCCGGTAAGCCCGCGCAGCAAAGAGAAACACGAAGCGTGATCGAGGTCGAGCTCACACGCATTTTGTTGCTTGCAAACACGATGGTAGTCACGGCGTTTGCCGCGCAGAGTTTTGACTCGAACATCGACTCCCTGGCGGCGGAGTTCGTTGATCTCAACGGTTGCGAACGCTTCGGAGGGTACCGGAAACGCCATCGTCACGTACCAGATGGTGGGTGGCTTGTGACTCATGACTGGATTCGATCGTCGGCTGCCGCAACGAACGTCAAATACTGCTTGGCGAGATCGTCATCGGAATATTCCCTCCAGCGAGGCTCCGCAGGCCGAAAACTCTTAAGATCTTCCAGACTCTTGGGATTCGTCGTGCTGTCAAACCTCTCAATCCGAAACGAAGAGGCTTGGATTAGCTTTTTGTAGTCGGGTACTCGCAAGCGGTTGTGATAAGCGATGCCAGTGCCTGACAAATGTTCCCACGTCGCGTCATCGTATCTGAGGAAATGAACCGGACTGATGTTCGGATCGTGATGGGATGAATGATCGGATGGATCCACCAAATGGACCGTCCGACCCGATGGTTTGAGAATGCGAATCATCTCCTCAAAAAGCTCTGCAATCGTCGGAGCAGGGATATGTTCGAGCGTCACGTTGGATAGTACCAAATCGACCGACCGATCGGCCAGTTCAAGCGAGCAGGCATCTGCGGGGGCGTGATAGTGCATCGGAGGGTTGTCGAACAGCGATGCCGGTTCGGTTTGTTGAAGGGCTTTCGCTAGACGGTTGCCAAAGTGTTTCTCATCGGCTCGTTGACGAATCATTTCGATCGAGTCGCGATCGTTCACGAGCCATCGTATGATACGATTCGCGGACACCGGAAGCAGGTGTCGATAAAGGTCGACGCTGTGAATTTCACGTGCTCCCATTAGCCAAAGAATAAATGGCATGAGTGGTACCCAACCCGTGCCAATCTCGACGACCCGGCTGCCCGAGACTGAGCAACCGGAGTCGATTGCCAGGTCGATCAGATGGATAATCTGATCGCGTTTCTTGGCAAAGTAGACCGGTGAGCGATGAAAACTCGAGTAGATCTGTAGGCGACGATAGATCACCTGACCCAAGGGATGATCGAATAGGTTCCTGAGTAACCACAATCGCTGTCGCCAAGCCAATCGCATCGGTAGCACTTTCGAAGTCATGAAACCATTCATTCTTGGTTGAGAGCGAATTTGCGTTGGCTTTGCGATTGGTCGGAGGATTCGCACTGAGTATCCGACCCGCGGATGTGATCATTGCGTTTCCTCGATGGATGCCGCAGAAGGCCCCATGTCATGCCAATCCCCCGGGACATGGCGCGCTGCGAGCTAAAAAGAGGGAAACTGAAGGCCAACCAGTACCAAGGCCTGTTTGTCTCGGGGGCTTGGAGGATCGCTCGAGTCATAGAGACCTGACAGATCAGCAGGAGACTAAGGATCAGCATTGAAACAATCAAAAGCAGTTCAACGTTAATCTGTCCGATTTTACACAGCGTGAGCCATACTAGTAGTAACATCGCCAGCGGAGGCTGGACGTAGTCCAGCCAGCCGGCGTATGAGTCTCCTCTCACCTTCTCGGGATGAAGCCGGTATAATCCCATACGGTGGTAACCTTGTCGGCACTGCGTCTTGAGATATTTCCAAAAGCGTGTTGGATGGTGGTGCCCGACACGTGAATCGATTGTAAATTGCAAGCCATACCCACGATCGCAGATTCGAAAGGCGAGTTCCGCGTCTTGCGCGAGTTTCAGGTTTTCATCAAATCCGCCTGTCTGCTCGAGCACCGCTTTGCGATAGAGCACGTTGAACGTCGCCAGGAAGTTGACCTCGGATGGCATGCGCCGGTGCCGGGCAATGATCTCTTCATGAATGAGTGTCGCGAGTAACGAGTTAGGATAGAGATTGTCGTAACTGCCGCCGGCACCGGCAACTTGATCTTCTTCCAGATGAGGTAAAAGAAGTTGCAACGCATCGCGGCGGGCGACGCAGTCGGAATCAATGAACCATACGAGGTCAGTTATCGCGTGACGCCACCCCAGGTTGCGGGCCGAACCAGGGCCTTCGCCTTTGCCGGTAAGAACCGTGATGGGATACTTAGCAGCGATATCGGCGGTGTTGTCGGTTGATCCGTCGTTGACGAAAATAATCTCAGACAAGTCCCCGGATTCGAGTAGACCGACGACTGAATCGAGGCATTTCCCCAGCGTCTTTTCGCAGTTCTTTCCGGGGATCACGAGGCTGACGGATGGCGATTCAGTCATTCGTCAGATTCTCTGTTTCGGACTCGACATAGCCTGCGCCGGTGATGGCGGTGCGAGTTGCCTCAATCCGCGCCAAGCGAATGATTTGACGCTGCAGCGAATGGGCTTGTGCTTGCATTCGAAACCAGACAACCGGGGCGACCAGCATGAAGATGTAGACCATCAAGTCGGTGCCGCGGCCGATCCCGAGCCTGCGAGACAATTCGCTCGTCCAAGTAGGTTGCGCGATCAGGGCGAATGCCACGCACCACGCCAGAATACGGATCACTCGCAACGTCAGGTTGCCGCGGCGCTGACGCAGTCCACGAATGTCGAGCAGAACGACTCCACAGAGGATCGGCAGTACGATGTACTGGAACGTATTCATTTGACGAACCGCCCTAGCATCAAGTCACCACCGATTCTCGCGGCATCAAAAGTTGACTGGCCTTTCTCGAGCGTGGCTTCGGTGTAGCGGATGGTGACCGGGACCTCTTCGTATCGCAAATTCTTACGAGCAATCTGGTCAAGGATTTCCGAGGCGTGCGCCATTCGCGGTTGCTTGATCTCGATGGACTCCGCGGCATGGCGGTTCATTGCGCGGAAGCCATTATGAGCATCGGTGAGTGGAAGCCCGGTGGTTAGTCGCGTGAAAACAACAGCCGCTTTTAGCAAGCAGCGTCTTTGCAATGGCATCCTTTCAGTCTGGCCTCGAAAACGCGACCCCAGAGCAAGATCAGCCCTTCCCGAACGCACCGGTTCGAGCAGGCATTCAATTTCGCTGGCTTCGTGCTGACCGTCAGCGTCGAAAGTGACAATAAAGTCAGCTCCCTTTGCTAACGCGAACTCTATTCCCGTCCTAAGCGCCGCGCCTTGACCACAGTTAAGAGGATGACTGAGCACCCAAACCGGAAAACCTCTCGCAATCGCCACCGTTTTATCGGCGGAACCATCATCGACCACCACCACATGAAAGTTACCTTCCGCGAGCAATTTCATTAGCGTCGCTGAAATCCGGCTTTCCTCGTTGTATGCCGCAACCACAATCCAAATGCTTAGTGAGTCTTGGCGTGGTTTACTCACGATCGCGTCGCAACCAGATCCGTGCGTTGTCGCTACCACCGACTCACTCTTCATGTGCTGCCTGCTCGACGAGAGTTCACTAGTCGCGACCCAATCCCGATCCTGATCGCCCCCAGACGATTGACAGATTTCAGACGCATTTTGAACTTCGCTCGAATGCATGTCTGTGATCGGTACGTAGAGAGAGGACTGGATAGAAGACTCGCGAGGCAGTCCTATTCGCTTGTCGCCATCGGAATGCCGCGGTGCACTGAAAGTGTCCCCGCTGGACTCAAATCAACAACCTTCACCCCGTTAAAGTTTGATGAAGGTTGCGAGTCTGGGATTCACATCTCAATGCACGAACGGTCGACTACTGGACAAGCGCAAAAGCAACGCCTTCTAAAGCCCCATAAATATTGTGTAGAGGTCTTTGGTTGCTGCACTACGATCACGGCAATTTCGGTTGACGTGACAGTCAGTAGCAAGCAAGCGTGCTAGGAAGTCAACGCTAACGATTTCAGTCCCTGTTGCACTGCCAACCACACAATGAGTTGGCTACGATAATTCCCATGACAATCAAACACGCCAGCAGTCCCGCAGTTGTCTGCGCGCCTTGCCAAGCCACCAATTCGCCGGAAGCAAAATTCTGCAAGGGATGTGGTCACGCCTTGTATGAAGCGTGTGCCAAGTGCAACGAGCCGGTACTTTTGGATCAGAAGTTCTGCAACGCCTGCGGCGCAGATTTAAACGCGATAATCGCGGCGAAGACCCAGCAGCAGGAAGAGAAACTTGCTTCCGCCGTGGAGGCTGCCAAACGCAGTGATTTCACGTATGCCATGGAAGCATTGGAACCGATCGCAAGTCTAGAAGACTTTCGATTCAGAGGATTGGCTGAGGTCGCCAAAAAAGCGTTGGGTCAAATCTCAACCTTGCAACGACAAAGCATCGCTAATGCTGATCAGATGAAAGCGTTGGCGTCAGAAGCGTTCCAGAACGACAACCGTGAAGACGTGGTCAAGTATCTGAAGAATGTACCGGAGCCTTTGCTCGACGACGAGTTTCGGGTGATGCTGGCAGAATCAAAGAACTTTGTGCAAGAGTTACAGATCCTGAAAACCGAACTAACCCAGTCTAGCCAAAAGGGCGACTGGCTTTCATGCGGAGGCCTGATTGATCAACTATTGAACTTGTGTCCACAGAATCAAAAGTACGGAAAGACGGCTGAGACGGTGGCGTCAAAACTACTTTCCAAGGCCAAGAAATACTACGGTGCGCAGCGTTACGCGGATGCCGCCAAACACCTAGAAGCGATTCCCAAACAACACATTAACGATGAAGCTCGGAAGCTAACGGACACAATCAACGATGTTCGCTGGTTATTCGAAACCATCGAGGCTGAGCCATACATGACTCCCGCGATGGGGCAAATGGCAGCGAAACTAGCTCAACTCGTCCCCGACGACGCTCGCTTGAAGAAGCTGTTAACGCGGCTGAAAGAAAAGAAGCAGCAACCATCCAACGAAGCACGTTGCCAACTCTCGCGGTCACTAGGCGATAGCACAGCATGGACGGGCGGCGAAGTGAAGGTACTTTCCCGACCGACTCAGTTCGAAGCAGAAGACCAGATCTTTAAGTCTAACGAAGGTGTTCTTTCCGTTGCGATTGGGCTTTGCATCCAAGGACTTGGTAAAGGCCGCATTTCGGACGAACTTTCTGGCAACAAAAAAGGCTTCTTCGGGCGAAGAAAGGCCCGGTCATGCTGGGGAATCGACATTGGTTCGTCCAGCTTCAAGGCGGTGCGAATGGAAGTGGTCGGCGAAAGCCTGCGTATCACCGACTCGTTCGTGCGAAACATCTCACCAAGCCGAATACTTCAACCGAGCAGGGATCGCACTGAAGAAGACGAGAACTCGGCACTGCGAGGTGCGCTGGAATCAACGATCAAAGACTTCACTGAAACCTACGACTTAACCAAAGAAACGCTTTGGGGAAATCTACCGTCGTCGGAAATGACGACTCGATTCGTTCGGCTCCCCCCCTTGCCCGACAAGAAGGCCCTCCCTTTGATGGATGCCGAAATCACGAACCGAATCCCACTGCCTCTCGATGATCTCGTCGCCACCAGAACGCTTAGCCCATTCGACAAAGACGAAATCCATGGCCGAGCGGCCATTTTCTCTGCGGCACGAAAGAAGCGAGCAATGCGGCGTATGGAGTTGCTTGAGGGGCTTGGATTGAAACTTGATGGACTTCAAGCGGACGCGAACGCGATCGTCAACTTCGCCTACTACGAATTTGCGGACTTCTTTGGCCCCACGGTCGGTGACAACACCGAAGCCGAAACCGACGCTTCTGCCGTGAGCTTTGAAGACGAAACCCCAACGATTTGTCTTGTCGATGCTGGCGCAAATACCACAACCATCATTTTTGTCTCCTCAGAAACCCACTGGTTCTGGAGCCTGGACCATGGTGGTGAGCGACTAACGACCTCCTTGGCCCGATCGACAAAATCGACAACCGCGCAGGCAGAAGCACTTAAACGTTCACCAGCAAAACTGACGTCCCCCGAGTCTCAGTTTGCTCCTCTTGAAGAACGAATGGAGCAGCTACGCGTCCGCCTCAAGCAACTTAAGAAGGACGCCAAATCGCAGAACTCGCGATTCAAATTCGTGCAAACTTGGTGTGTGGGAGGGAACTGCCAAACTTACCAATGGATTCGACGAGTCCTGGTGTCGAGATCCGACGAAACAATGCAAACGAAGAACTCAAACGAGGCAGAACCGATCGGAACTTAGCAGCCACTCAGCGCCGAACTGCTCAATTTCCCCAGCTAACACTGGCGAACAGATGCGACGTTTATCATGCCAGAAGAACAACTCCGAAGCTTTGTGACTATCAACGCATCAAAACGCCTCCATCAATACTTCACGGATAGTCTTAACTAACATCGCGTTCTAATTCTTTGCGACCGTCTTTATTGAGAGTACCGCAACCCACCGCTAGAAAGAACTGAGCTTGTTAGTTCCTCGCATTTAAATAATGGCCCCACCTGTTCCGCCCTCTCATCGCTGGCAGACCGATCTTCGACCCACTGAATCGCAGACACGGTTTTTTGATTCGATAGGCCTGCGAACGCCAACAGACTTTAGTCTGCCGATAGACATGGGTGAGTACACGATTACTCGCTTGCTCGGTCGCGGCGGTATGGGTGTGGTTTTTGAGGCGACGCATCGTCGAATGCAACGGCGGGTGGCAATCAAGTTTGTCAGTTCTTCATCGAACCAAAGCTTCCATACCGAAGACCAATTCCTTGCCGAGATCCGGGCTGTAGCCAGACTGTTGCATCCTCGAATTGTGACAGCCTTTGACGCAGGACAATTCGGACAAACCGCCTACCTAGTGATGGAGTACGTTGATGGCTTCACCTTGACTGAACTGCTATCCCAACGTGGGCCTCGATCTGTTGACGAAGCGTTGAACCTAACCGCTCAGGCGGCCGAAGGACTCAGGTACGCTCACCTGAATTCCATCATTCATCGCGACGTCAAACCGAGCAACTTGATCATCACGCAGAGCGGAGAACTCAAGATCCTGGACCTGGGTCTGGCGTCGTTCTTGCAATCAGCCGTCCCAACAACGAGCCATGATCAGCTTCGCCAACAATCGGAGCCTATCTGCGGAACGCCGGAATTCATGTCGCCCGAACAATTTGAGGGACGCGAGCTGGACGAATCGGCTGACATATACTCGCTCGGATGCACCCTACATTTCCTGCTGACCGGTCGTCCCCCCTATACCGGCGAGCCAATCCCACTGCTCAAGCAACACTGCTGTGCAGAAATCCCTGCATTGTCGACATCGAAGCGCCCGGTGTCCGATGAGGTGCAGCAACTCTTCGAGACAATGATCGCTAAGGACCGTGCGAATCGTTTTTCCAACATGCAATCCGTGATTGAGGCAATTACCGAAATCGTGGGGTTACATGACGTCAAGCAACGGATACCTCCAGGACCATCGAAAGCCGGCGTCGCAGGAAGGCGACATGTCCCGGCGAGTGTTCCGCTGGAATCGAATTCATCACGCCCCAAGAAATCAGATTCCGCGAACTGCCATTCCGCAGCGATAACTTTAGCCGTCAACGTCGGTGCGAGATTCATTTCGGCAGCGTTGGCCAGCGAGAAAAGGGCGTCCATCCCTTTGCAGTTTGGATCCAAGAAGTCTCTCGTTTTCCCCGCTGCGTTTTCAGTTCAAGACAACAAGGTGGTGCTGGGGTCTCGTGCACTGCGTGCGATTGAGAATGGCGACCCTGGTGTTGCCCGCGCATTTGATGCCGTCCGCGGAGGACAATTGCTTCGTATCGGCGCCACAACTCACCCGTCGACCATGCCCTTGACAATGCTGTTCTCCCGACTTCGCTTCGATGCGGAAACGTTCGCGGGGGCGATGGGCAGTGCCAAGGTCTTTGGTGCCGACGGAATCAGCGATGCTCAGCCCAGGATTGAATCGGTCATCATCAACGTGGCATCGTGCTTCGGACAAACAGTGCGCGAACGCTTGGTCGCGGCAGCGACTCTCGACGGCATAAAGAATGTGCGGTTACTCGATCGCAATATTGCTGCAGTGTTGTCGCAATTCACATTCAGCGACCTGAATTCTCGCCCACTACTGAATCAGGCCGCAGGATATTGGCTTGTGATTTCGATCGACGACATTGCGATGGAAGTAGCGTTATTCGGGGTGAGTAACCGTCGCATCCACATGCTTTCGGTCGTCAGTCATCCGAACAGCAATCAATGTCGTTGGAACGGTAGGCTGCGTCGACACCTGGGTAAACAAATTGAGCGACATCGGCCAACCGATTCGCCGGGCCGAAGCAACCACCATTCGGAAGCTAGAAACTCTAGCGATGACTTAAGTGCGGAAGAACTTGAGCGGCGAGCTGCAGAATCGCTGCAGCTTAAGAATCGAATAGACGCCGGACTGGATTTACTGGCCGAGCAGGAAAGTTGTGGGATCGCTTTCAAATCGAGTGGCAAGCGAGTAAAAGCGGTCGTCACATCAATCACCATCAACGTGACATGCGCGGACCTGCTGGTCGAACTTGGTTCGGCCATCGCGAAAGTGCTTTCGGAATCCGGCGTCGATGCAGAAGAGATCGGATGCGTTCTAGCGATTGGCGGACTTCCGATGACGAGCGTGGTTGCAAATTTGCTACGCAACTTTGGTATTGAACCAGGCTGCACGCACGTATCATCCGCTGAGTTGGCAACGTCAGCGACAAAGATTACCCAAATTGATCGACTGTCCACTTCGCTGGCACCGCGACTGGTTCCCTGCTTGGGGCATGACATTGCTTGGACGAGCATCGCTGACGGAGACGAGGCTCCGTCGATCGAAGCCGCTAACCCCAATTTGCTGATGCCGCGTCTTACATCCTTACCAGCGTCCGTTGTGCAGCGTATTCCCATGGTAAAAAATCAAGTCGGAAAAATCACATTACTGGAACGACCGGTCGCGAGGGACAGTGATTGGATCCCTTTCGATACGGTCGAGCTCAACGGCATCAGCGAGTGTGAGACCAAGGCGACGTTTGAAATAGACAGCGAAGGAAAACTAAGCGTTCGTCTTGATCGTTAAAGACATCCACATCGACGTATCACCTGTGCGGCACAACGCCTAAGAGCAGTTCGCAAACAGATCGCGTGAAGAATGCGTTAAGAGCTAGGCGAAATGGTTTGAATCGGTATGCGATTTCTAAAGCCTGTTTTAAGATTCCATCTTCAGTCGACGAACTAATCTTCCTCTTGGATCTGGGTCTATGAACCGCTTACCGTGGTGCTTCATTTTGCTTTTCAGCCTACTCTTGGCTGGCTGTGGAGGCGAGAGCAACGCTGACAAGTTCCAGCGTTTGGCCAAAGCTCGAGCTGAAAAACGCGCGGCGCAATCAACCGAAACCGAATCTGACACCGAATCAAAGAAGGTGCCGGAATCGAAAACCGACGAAGCGAACGCTGAGGTGAAACCTGAGCCGACGAAAGTTGATGTCGCAGTGGTCGAGAGCGATCAACCCAAGCCACTCTCCGCCGAAAAGAAGAAGGATGACGACGATGATTACAATCCCAACTTGGGTCGGAATTCAGCAAACGCAAACAGCGCTGGAAACGTCGAAACAAGTGACACCATTCTCGCCTTTGCAAAGAACGGCGAAAAAGTTGCTTACGCAGGAGCTAACGAAACGGTAGGGATTTATGACGTCGGTTCCAAGAACCTGCAACGCCGGATTTACAATCCATCGATTGTTCCATCGGCACTTGCGATTGGCGAACAAGGCAACGTGATTGCAGTGGGCGGTAGAGCAGGCAATTTCAAGGTGTTCTCGCTTGAAACCACCGAGGGGCTTGATCGTTTCCAAGAAGCCCGAGTTCGCCGGCTCGACGCTCAGCCGGCGAGATTGGCGCACGAACAACCGATCAGCGCGATCGCGATCGACGAAGCGAATCAGTTGGTCGTTACCGGTGACGACGTTGGAAACGTGCGACTCTGGTCGAGTGTGGCAGACGAAAATCCCCTGCAACTTCGCGGCAACGCCGAAGTTTATAAGGGCATACTCAGCTACCAAAACGGGGCAACCGTGTTCGCAGCCACATCGAGTGGTGTCTCGTACTGGGATGTCCAAGGAGGGCACACAAACGCGGTTACATTGTCCACTCAGTGGCGTGACGAGCCTACCGTCATGGCTACTGGTTTAGATGGAAAGGGTCTCGCGGTTGGGAACGCAGCCGGACGAATCATGCTGTGGAATCCCAAAGCTGACACGCTCGTCGAAGAATCCATCACTGCTCATCAGGATCCAATCGCTGCGATTGGTTTTTCGAGTGGCTCCAAGGCGATGTTGTCGGTTTCCGACCGAGGAGAAATCCGTAGGTGGTCGTTACCGATCAAGCCGCAAACCGGCATTAAGATGGCCGAAGCAACGCCAACGGTGATACCGGTAAACAGTGCCGATTTGGTGGCAACGTTCAGCCGCGACAGCAACCTTGATCTGTATTCACTCTCGGACGGCTCTGCGGTCCGCCGACACACGATCCCTCGTGGCAGGTTAATAGCAGGCGGTACTAACAGCGACGGAAACTTAGTTGGCCTCGCTTCGGATGACTCGAAAGTTTACTTCCAAGACGAATCACGAAAGACGATCTCGTTCGTCAATTTTGATTCGCCTGTGAAGCACTGGAATGCGATCCCCGACCATCCGGAATTATTCTGTTTCCAATCCAATGATGGCCAAATAGGCGTTGGCCGGTACCCACATCGTTCTCCTGAGCAGATGGATGGAATCGTCGCGCAACAGATGATCGTCAACGAAAGCGGCACACAGATGTTGGTAAGCCGCGGTACGGAAGTGCTGTTGTATGACCTGCCCAGTGGAAACCTAAGAAACCGGTCTAGGTCTGAGAATGGTGAAATCACAGCCATCGCTTTCGACCAAAACATCGCATTGATTGGAACTTCAAGGGGCGACGTTTCGATCTGGCCTTTCACGGTCGACCGTTCTGCCTTGAAGGTGGTTGGCAACAAGGTTCACCCCAA from Rubripirellula amarantea encodes:
- a CDS encoding serine/threonine protein kinase → MGEYTITRLLGRGGMGVVFEATHRRMQRRVAIKFVSSSSNQSFHTEDQFLAEIRAVARLLHPRIVTAFDAGQFGQTAYLVMEYVDGFTLTELLSQRGPRSVDEALNLTAQAAEGLRYAHLNSIIHRDVKPSNLIITQSGELKILDLGLASFLQSAVPTTSHDQLRQQSEPICGTPEFMSPEQFEGRELDESADIYSLGCTLHFLLTGRPPYTGEPIPLLKQHCCAEIPALSTSKRPVSDEVQQLFETMIAKDRANRFSNMQSVIEAITEIVGLHDVKQRIPPGPSKAGVAGRRHVPASVPLESNSSRPKKSDSANCHSAAITLAVNVGARFISAALASEKRASIPLQFGSKKSLVFPAAFSVQDNKVVLGSRALRAIENGDPGVARAFDAVRGGQLLRIGATTHPSTMPLTMLFSRLRFDAETFAGAMGSAKVFGADGISDAQPRIESVIINVASCFGQTVRERLVAAATLDGIKNVRLLDRNIAAVLSQFTFSDLNSRPLLNQAAGYWLVISIDDIAMEVALFGVSNRRIHMLSVVSHPNSNQCRWNGRLRRHLGKQIERHRPTDSPGRSNHHSEARNSSDDLSAEELERRAAESLQLKNRIDAGLDLLAEQESCGIAFKSSGKRVKAVVTSITINVTCADLLVELGSAIAKVLSESGVDAEEIGCVLAIGGLPMTSVVANLLRNFGIEPGCTHVSSAELATSATKITQIDRLSTSLAPRLVPCLGHDIAWTSIADGDEAPSIEAANPNLLMPRLTSLPASVVQRIPMVKNQVGKITLLERPVARDSDWIPFDTVELNGISECETKATFEIDSEGKLSVRLDR
- a CDS encoding double zinc ribbon domain-containing protein, producing MTIKHASSPAVVCAPCQATNSPEAKFCKGCGHALYEACAKCNEPVLLDQKFCNACGADLNAIIAAKTQQQEEKLASAVEAAKRSDFTYAMEALEPIASLEDFRFRGLAEVAKKALGQISTLQRQSIANADQMKALASEAFQNDNREDVVKYLKNVPEPLLDDEFRVMLAESKNFVQELQILKTELTQSSQKGDWLSCGGLIDQLLNLCPQNQKYGKTAETVASKLLSKAKKYYGAQRYADAAKHLEAIPKQHINDEARKLTDTINDVRWLFETIEAEPYMTPAMGQMAAKLAQLVPDDARLKKLLTRLKEKKQQPSNEARCQLSRSLGDSTAWTGGEVKVLSRPTQFEAEDQIFKSNEGVLSVAIGLCIQGLGKGRISDELSGNKKGFFGRRKARSCWGIDIGSSSFKAVRMEVVGESLRITDSFVRNISPSRILQPSRDRTEEDENSALRGALESTIKDFTETYDLTKETLWGNLPSSEMTTRFVRLPPLPDKKALPLMDAEITNRIPLPLDDLVATRTLSPFDKDEIHGRAAIFSAARKKRAMRRMELLEGLGLKLDGLQADANAIVNFAYYEFADFFGPTVGDNTEAETDASAVSFEDETPTICLVDAGANTTTIIFVSSETHWFWSLDHGGERLTTSLARSTKSTTAQAEALKRSPAKLTSPESQFAPLEERMEQLRVRLKQLKKDAKSQNSRFKFVQTWCVGGNCQTYQWIRRVLVSRSDETMQTKNSNEAEPIGT